The following proteins are encoded in a genomic region of Fundidesulfovibrio putealis DSM 16056:
- a CDS encoding MarR family winged helix-turn-helix transcriptional regulator encodes MPYEVNGSLTRVCLAVFRLNGALLEAGDELGKPLLLTSARWQVLGALALSDVPLTAPRIAQAMGLTRQGVQKQLNALAPLGYLEKLENDDNRRSPLFRLSDSGRRTYQEMDALYRSWATELVQGLCGEDLARAARTLEELADRVKSGCASNAPYRGRSES; translated from the coding sequence ATGCCTTACGAGGTCAATGGAAGTCTGACGAGGGTCTGTCTGGCGGTGTTCCGTTTGAACGGGGCGCTGCTCGAGGCGGGGGACGAGCTGGGCAAGCCCCTGTTGCTGACCAGCGCCCGTTGGCAGGTGCTTGGAGCGTTGGCCCTGTCAGACGTGCCGTTGACCGCGCCGCGCATTGCGCAGGCCATGGGGCTCACGCGTCAGGGAGTGCAGAAGCAACTGAACGCGCTTGCGCCGCTTGGGTATCTCGAAAAACTGGAGAACGACGACAACCGACGTTCTCCCCTGTTTCGACTGTCGGATTCAGGCAGGCGGACCTACCAGGAGATGGACGCACTGTATCGCTCCTGGGCCACGGAGCTGGTCCAGGGGCTGTGCGGGGAAGATCTCGCCCGTGCGGCGCGTACACTGGAGGAGCTTGCAGACCGGGTGAAATCCGGGTGCGCAAGCAATGCGCCTTACCGAGGGAGGAGTGAATCATGA
- a CDS encoding response regulator: MRILIVEDDISNRLMLSECLRRTHKADVAVNGQEAVLAFQLAHMENDPYQVVLLDIEMPVMDGQETLKTIREMEAGMGVKTGQEAKVLMISAHGDQQNMFDAVFKGGASGYLVKPVSCEALLETISNVVKRKS; encoded by the coding sequence ATGCGCATATTGATTGTCGAGGATGATATCTCCAACCGTCTTATGCTTTCGGAGTGCCTGCGGCGGACACACAAAGCCGATGTGGCGGTCAACGGACAGGAGGCTGTCCTGGCCTTCCAACTGGCACATATGGAGAACGACCCGTATCAGGTCGTTCTGCTGGATATCGAGATGCCGGTGATGGACGGCCAGGAAACCCTGAAGACCATCCGGGAGATGGAGGCCGGGATGGGGGTCAAAACCGGCCAGGAGGCCAAAGTCCTCATGATCTCGGCCCATGGCGACCAGCAGAACATGTTCGACGCTGTTTTCAAGGGGGGAGCCAGCGGCTATCTGGTGAAGCCGGTGTCGTGCGAGGCGCTTCTGGAAACCATCTCCAACGTGGTGAAGCGCAAATCCTGA
- a CDS encoding histidine kinase dimerization/phosphoacceptor domain -containing protein, translated as MSQTQAALAAGELPYRRLASLASDFIHSCVRLGLEPYRVIWLGGAVESVTGYTVGEMSAQGCWMDLVHPSDQPRIGMHLLALKAGDSGEIEFRLNHKDGSVRWVREVYSCEQGASPHELRLHGAVRDVTERRTLDEVLTVLATGGVGRSGHTFFQFLAKYLAEILDMEFVCIDRLEGDGLTARTLAVYHDGHFEDNISYALKDTPCGDVVGKAICCFPRDVSALFPKDAVLQEMGAESYLGVTLWDGAGLPSGLIAVIGRRPLEDSRMAENILRMVGVRASGELERLLAEEAMAASLREKEVLLREVHHRVKNNLQIVSSLLSLQEEKVDNPVALAILAESRGRVTSMALIHEQLYRSRDFCDIDAQDYLRQFLSRLVSAYSAGREVALCLSLCPMHLSLDQAVPFGLIMNELVTNALRHGFKDRSRGEVRVEMVREDSGVSIIVEDDGVGLPEGFDLDRVATLGLQIVAMLAKQLRGGFTVESAHPARFRLRLPLAASGA; from the coding sequence ATGAGCCAGACGCAGGCAGCCCTGGCAGCCGGGGAATTGCCGTATCGCAGGCTGGCGTCGCTGGCCTCGGACTTCATCCACAGCTGCGTGAGGTTGGGACTCGAACCCTACCGGGTGATCTGGCTCGGAGGCGCGGTGGAAAGCGTGACCGGGTACACTGTCGGGGAGATGAGCGCCCAGGGGTGCTGGATGGACCTGGTCCACCCGTCGGACCAGCCCCGCATCGGCATGCACCTGCTGGCCCTTAAGGCGGGCGACAGCGGGGAGATTGAGTTCAGACTCAACCACAAGGACGGCTCGGTTCGCTGGGTGCGCGAAGTCTACAGTTGCGAACAGGGCGCTTCGCCGCATGAACTGCGCCTGCACGGCGCCGTCCGGGACGTGACCGAGCGCAGGACGCTGGACGAGGTGCTCACGGTTCTGGCCACGGGCGGGGTGGGGCGTTCAGGGCACACCTTCTTTCAGTTCCTGGCCAAGTATCTGGCGGAAATCCTGGACATGGAGTTCGTGTGCATCGACCGGCTGGAGGGCGACGGGCTCACCGCGCGGACCCTGGCCGTCTATCATGACGGCCACTTCGAGGACAACATAAGCTACGCCCTGAAAGACACGCCCTGCGGGGACGTGGTGGGCAAAGCCATCTGCTGCTTCCCCCGCGACGTCAGCGCCCTGTTCCCCAAGGACGCCGTGCTCCAGGAGATGGGCGCAGAGAGCTATCTGGGCGTCACCCTCTGGGACGGGGCGGGGCTTCCCTCCGGCTTGATCGCCGTGATCGGCAGGCGTCCCCTGGAAGACTCCCGGATGGCCGAGAACATCCTGCGCATGGTCGGCGTGCGCGCCAGCGGCGAGCTGGAGCGCCTGCTGGCCGAGGAGGCCATGGCCGCCTCGCTGCGCGAGAAGGAGGTTCTGCTGCGCGAGGTCCACCACCGCGTGAAGAACAACCTCCAGATAGTCTCAAGCCTTTTGAGCCTTCAGGAAGAGAAGGTGGACAACCCCGTGGCGCTGGCGATCCTGGCGGAGAGCCGGGGGCGGGTGACGTCCATGGCTCTCATTCACGAACAGCTCTACCGTTCGCGTGATTTCTGCGACATCGACGCGCAGGACTACCTGCGCCAGTTCCTCTCCCGGCTGGTCTCCGCCTACTCGGCCGGGCGCGAGGTGGCGCTGTGCCTGTCGCTGTGCCCCATGCACCTGAGCCTGGATCAGGCAGTGCCTTTCGGGCTCATCATGAACGAGCTGGTCACCAACGCCCTCAGGCACGGATTCAAGGACAGGAGCCGGGGAGAGGTGCGCGTGGAGATGGTCCGCGAGGACTCAGGGGTGTCCATCATCGTGGAGGACGACGGCGTCGGGCTGCCTGAGGGCTTCGACCTGGACCGGGTGGCGACCCTGGGGCTTCAGATCGTGGCCATGTTGGCCAAGCAGCTGCGCGGCGGGTTCACCGTGGAGTCCGCGCACCCGGCGCGCTTTCGCCTTCGGCTCCCGCTGGCCGCGTCCGGGGCGTGA
- a CDS encoding rubredoxin, whose translation MSKETAIIRAIVESRVAGTDRALARYMCLTCGYTYDPKRGDAKGGIEPGTSGDDLPNDWCCPTCGKDQTYFARRDD comes from the coding sequence ATGAGCAAAGAGACAGCCATCATCCGGGCCATCGTGGAGAGCCGCGTGGCCGGGACCGACCGCGCCCTGGCGCGCTACATGTGCCTGACCTGCGGCTACACCTACGACCCCAAGCGCGGGGACGCCAAGGGCGGCATAGAGCCCGGCACCTCGGGAGACGACCTTCCGAACGACTGGTGCTGCCCCACCTGCGGCAAGGACCAGACCTATTTCGCCCGCCGGGACGACTGA
- a CDS encoding EVE domain-containing protein, with the protein METKYWLLKTEPGCYSIDDLAAEPDQTTRWSGVRNFQARNFMRDQMSEGDLALFYHSVTGPSAVGVARIVRAGYPDETAWDPDDQHFDPKSTPDKPLWFAVDVRFVEKFAQPVPLGAMRAVPALASMELLRKGSRLSVMPLTREEFETVRAMGGQLPA; encoded by the coding sequence ATGGAAACGAAATACTGGCTCCTGAAGACCGAGCCCGGCTGCTACTCCATCGACGACCTGGCCGCCGAACCGGACCAGACCACCCGCTGGAGCGGGGTGCGCAACTTCCAGGCCCGGAACTTCATGCGCGACCAGATGTCCGAGGGCGACCTGGCGCTCTTTTACCACAGCGTTACCGGGCCTTCCGCCGTTGGCGTGGCCCGGATCGTGCGCGCCGGATATCCCGACGAAACCGCCTGGGACCCGGACGACCAGCACTTCGATCCCAAATCGACCCCGGATAAGCCCCTGTGGTTCGCTGTGGACGTGCGCTTCGTGGAGAAATTCGCCCAGCCTGTGCCGCTGGGGGCCATGCGCGCGGTCCCTGCCCTGGCCTCGATGGAGCTTCTGCGCAAGGGCTCCAGGCTCTCGGTGATGCCTCTCACCCGTGAGGAGTTCGAAACCGTGCGCGCCATGGGAGGGCAGCTTCCGGCTTGA
- a CDS encoding putative Na+/H+ antiporter, with protein sequence MQSSWLVTVLGTGAFAAAVAHTFLAGQVLKLARKGGPHQGLWHLLGEVEVVFGFWGAVFLTLLGLFSGPGAAVAYIESISFTEPAFVFAIMIVASTKPVVSMATRLIVGIASRLPVPMSMAVCVTALTVGPLLGSFITEPAAMTVTALILYAVFFTQPLPNVLKYAMLGTLFVNISIGGVLTHFAAPPVIMSAPKWGWGLWHMFAHFGWKAAIAVIINATLLTAVFSGPLRRMTVHIPPEAREDIPAWICAVHLAALGVLVMLLHHPVAFLAVFVVFVGFVAAYEEHQSELMVRSSLLVGVFLAGLVILGPPQRWWVQTLLESMDAVALFYGSVALTAITDNAALTYLGTLVENLSDQSKFSLLAGAVTGGGLTVIANAPNPAGYSILKHGFRDGVINPLWLFVAALVPTAVAASAFLLFPN encoded by the coding sequence ATGCAGTCCTCCTGGCTTGTCACCGTCCTTGGCACGGGCGCTTTCGCCGCTGCCGTGGCCCACACGTTCCTGGCGGGGCAGGTTCTGAAGCTGGCCCGAAAGGGCGGACCGCACCAGGGGTTGTGGCACCTCCTGGGCGAGGTTGAAGTCGTCTTCGGCTTCTGGGGCGCGGTCTTCCTGACGCTCCTGGGCCTGTTCAGCGGTCCCGGCGCTGCCGTGGCCTACATCGAGTCCATCTCCTTCACGGAGCCGGCCTTCGTGTTCGCCATCATGATCGTGGCCTCCACCAAGCCCGTGGTGTCCATGGCCACCAGGCTCATCGTGGGGATCGCCTCGCGCCTGCCCGTGCCCATGAGCATGGCCGTGTGCGTCACGGCGCTCACCGTGGGGCCGCTGCTGGGTTCGTTCATCACCGAGCCTGCGGCCATGACGGTCACGGCGCTGATCCTCTATGCGGTCTTCTTCACCCAGCCCCTGCCGAACGTCCTGAAGTACGCCATGCTGGGCACGCTCTTCGTGAACATTTCCATCGGCGGCGTGCTGACTCATTTCGCCGCCCCGCCGGTCATCATGAGCGCCCCCAAGTGGGGCTGGGGCCTGTGGCACATGTTCGCGCACTTCGGCTGGAAGGCGGCCATTGCCGTCATAATCAACGCCACGCTCCTGACCGCAGTATTCTCCGGGCCGCTCCGGCGCATGACCGTGCACATCCCTCCCGAGGCGCGGGAAGACATCCCCGCCTGGATATGCGCCGTACATCTGGCCGCGCTGGGGGTGCTGGTGATGCTCCTGCACCACCCCGTGGCCTTCCTGGCGGTGTTCGTGGTGTTCGTGGGCTTCGTGGCCGCCTACGAGGAGCATCAGTCCGAGCTGATGGTGCGCTCCAGCCTGCTGGTGGGCGTGTTCCTGGCCGGACTCGTGATCCTTGGCCCGCCGCAGCGCTGGTGGGTGCAGACGCTGCTTGAAAGCATGGACGCCGTGGCCCTGTTCTACGGCTCGGTCGCCCTGACGGCGATCACCGACAACGCCGCCCTGACCTACCTGGGGACCCTGGTGGAGAACCTCTCGGACCAGAGCAAGTTCTCCCTGCTGGCCGGAGCCGTCACCGGCGGCGGCCTGACCGTCATCGCCAACGCCCCCAACCCGGCGGGCTATTCCATCCTCAAGCACGGCTTCAGGGACGGGGTCATAAATCCCCTGTGGCTCTTCGTGGCTGCGCTCGTACCCACTGCTGTGGCAGCGTCGGCCTTTCTGCTCTTTCCGAATTAA
- a CDS encoding DnaJ domain-containing protein has translation MQRRQEPATEHKNRATGFSDADWGALEKRLSDTRDLLQDILLHLRRVLDNLKTVGDTYQTAGRAWRRTDSAAGAGRAQTTNTYGAASSADARKAGGSAKAHARPGASGAGGAAGARFQSAGPKASGTASANAGGTGGSCGATGRQGHFGASDAGAAHAPGGQTFAGTAGRPGAARTAGTAGASGARASQDRQAGNGFSWSSRTRTDSASSSSSNFTGGSQQQQKASSHDWRAQREARSGTGAGERTDSRAGSRDSFGSQSRQERPGSQSGGQSHNKGHQQSHRTTGAGGGSSYQDYRQRTHKSPLGSGRMTLTQACALLCIAYPCTADDIKSAYRKQARRHHPDLGGNEEMMKSINQAYELALSWCSPLRGKSATWAA, from the coding sequence ATGCAGCGCCGCCAAGAGCCAGCAACCGAACACAAGAACCGCGCCACAGGCTTCTCCGACGCCGACTGGGGCGCCCTGGAAAAACGGCTCTCCGACACCAGGGACCTCCTCCAAGACATCCTCCTTCATCTCCGCCGGGTCCTCGACAACCTGAAGACCGTGGGCGACACCTACCAGACCGCCGGACGCGCCTGGCGCAGGACAGACTCCGCCGCAGGAGCCGGACGCGCCCAGACGACCAACACTTACGGAGCCGCCAGCTCCGCCGACGCCCGAAAGGCAGGCGGGAGCGCGAAAGCTCACGCAAGGCCGGGCGCATCCGGTGCAGGCGGCGCGGCGGGCGCACGCTTCCAGTCCGCTGGCCCCAAGGCATCGGGCACGGCATCGGCGAACGCGGGGGGCACGGGGGGCTCTTGCGGCGCAACAGGACGCCAGGGCCACTTCGGCGCTTCGGATGCAGGCGCGGCGCACGCCCCAGGCGGCCAGACCTTCGCCGGAACCGCAGGCCGCCCAGGCGCGGCCAGAACGGCGGGCACGGCTGGCGCTTCAGGCGCCAGGGCCTCCCAGGACCGCCAGGCCGGAAACGGCTTCTCCTGGAGTTCGCGCACCCGCACAGACTCCGCCTCGTCTTCCTCCTCGAATTTCACCGGCGGTTCGCAGCAACAGCAGAAGGCCTCCTCGCACGACTGGCGCGCCCAGCGAGAAGCCCGCTCCGGGACCGGCGCAGGCGAGCGCACGGACAGCCGGGCCGGAAGCCGCGACTCCTTCGGCAGCCAGTCCCGCCAGGAGCGCCCCGGAAGCCAGAGCGGCGGCCAGTCCCACAACAAGGGCCATCAGCAAAGCCACAGGACCACCGGCGCAGGCGGCGGCTCCAGCTATCAGGACTACCGCCAGCGCACCCACAAGTCGCCCCTGGGAAGCGGACGCATGACCCTCACCCAGGCCTGCGCCCTGCTCTGCATCGCCTACCCCTGCACCGCAGACGACATCAAATCCGCCTACCGCAAGCAGGCCCGCCGCCACCACCCGGACCTGGGCGGCAACGAAGAGATGATGAAATCCATCAACCAGGCTTACGAGCTGGCCCTGTCCTGGTGCTCCCCCCTGCGCGGCAAGTCCGCCACCTGGGCCGCATAA
- a CDS encoding diguanylate cyclase, which produces MARKSGDPMVGQLSSETLVINGEEFVILLTEVVGIDDASRVTEKIVQEFRLPFDVQGASLAISASIG; this is translated from the coding sequence GTGGCCCGCAAGTCCGGGGACCCCATGGTGGGCCAGCTGTCCTCGGAGACCCTGGTCATAAACGGCGAGGAGTTCGTGATCCTGCTGACGGAGGTCGTCGGCATCGACGACGCCAGCCGGGTCACCGAAAAGATCGTGCAGGAGTTCAGGCTCCCCTTTGACGTGCAGGGAGCTTCCTTGGCCATCTCGGCCAGCATCGGGTAG
- a CDS encoding antibiotic biosynthesis monooxygenase family protein, protein MLQFAEMDERVSIREQMTLETGPVVLINTFTVQPEEADHLLAAWTADAEVMKRQPGFVSTQLHRGIGGSCVFLNYAVWESAGHFRRAFQNPEFQAHLGAYPPSTVASPHLFQKVPVPGICGE, encoded by the coding sequence ATGCTGCAATTCGCGGAAATGGACGAGCGCGTGAGCATCCGGGAGCAGATGACCCTGGAGACCGGGCCGGTGGTCCTCATCAACACGTTCACAGTGCAGCCCGAGGAGGCAGACCATCTGCTGGCCGCCTGGACGGCGGACGCCGAGGTCATGAAGCGCCAGCCTGGGTTCGTGTCCACGCAGCTGCATCGCGGCATAGGGGGCAGCTGCGTCTTCCTGAACTACGCCGTGTGGGAGTCGGCCGGGCACTTCAGGCGCGCCTTCCAGAACCCGGAGTTCCAGGCGCACCTGGGTGCCTATCCGCCGAGCACGGTTGCCTCGCCGCATCTGTTCCAGAAGGTGCCGGTGCCTGGCATTTGCGGGGAGTGA
- a CDS encoding GGDEF domain-containing protein, with the protein MLLKCSDEALYQVKHAGRDGFAATGSALGS; encoded by the coding sequence ATGCTGTTGAAATGCTCCGACGAAGCCCTCTACCAGGTGAAGCACGCGGGCCGCGACGGCTTCGCGGCCACCGGCTCCGCACTCGGCTCCTGA
- a CDS encoding chemotaxis protein CheX — protein MNSTDAEIAKPFVQAAKHVLSTMAMLDPTPGKPYVKKNNSAAGDVSAIVGLTGDKRGSISLSFTKKCAVAIVKNMLGDDVGDIMQDAKDAVGEITNMISGQARAGLAQMGLSMQASTPTIIFGDNHTISHVTSGPVIAIPFTSPQGDFTVEFCFD, from the coding sequence ATGAACTCCACCGACGCTGAAATCGCCAAGCCGTTCGTGCAGGCCGCCAAACACGTGCTCTCCACGATGGCCATGCTCGATCCCACCCCCGGCAAACCCTACGTGAAGAAGAACAACTCGGCGGCCGGGGATGTATCCGCCATAGTGGGTCTCACAGGCGACAAGCGCGGCAGCATTTCGTTGTCGTTCACCAAGAAGTGCGCGGTGGCCATCGTGAAGAACATGCTGGGAGACGACGTGGGCGACATCATGCAGGACGCCAAGGACGCCGTGGGCGAGATCACCAACATGATCTCGGGCCAGGCCAGGGCCGGGCTCGCCCAGATGGGGCTGTCCATGCAGGCCTCCACCCCCACCATCATCTTCGGCGACAACCACACCATTTCCCACGTCACCTCAGGCCCGGTCATCGCCATTCCGTTTACCTCCCCTCAGGGTGATTTCACCGTCGAGTTCTGTTTCGACTAA
- a CDS encoding NADP-dependent glyceraldehyde-3-phosphate dehydrogenase has protein sequence MTIVPDIPSLYTPTGPVPPEFDLPGPVVIENWLVDGRLEPWTGEMQTVTSPIHVDTGSGPAPRVLGACPMLDEAAALAAVDAASRAWDHGRGLWPTMRVDERIRCVEEFAHRMSEKRDEIVRLMMWEICKTLPDARAEFDRTVEYIHDTVDALKDLDRASSRFVIEKGIYAQIRRAPLGPVLCMGPFNYPLNETFTTLIPALIMGNPVIVKPPRMGKLLYGPLAQAFLEAFPPGVVNVAYGDRRILGPIMKSGKIGVLAFIGSSKAADALRLQHPHPHRLRCILGLDAKNAAIVMESADMDLTVQELLSGSLSFNGQRCTAIKIVFVHESRAKELVERLGAAMAALPLGMPWDEGAKITPLPEPGKTAYLTEIIADAKTHGATVANPGGGETAMSLFRPALLYPVAADARLFHEEQFGPVVPVVPFSDMEEPIQAIINSGYGQQMSIFGSDPVKVAELVDPMVNQVCRVNLNSQCQRGPDTFPFTGRKDSAEGTLSVTDALRCFSIRTLVAAKGTPGNKALLSDILRERRSSFLSTDFLL, from the coding sequence ATGACCATTGTCCCCGACATCCCCTCCCTGTACACGCCCACCGGGCCGGTTCCGCCCGAATTCGACCTGCCCGGCCCGGTCGTGATCGAGAACTGGCTGGTGGACGGACGCCTTGAGCCCTGGACGGGCGAGATGCAGACCGTCACCTCCCCCATCCACGTGGATACCGGCTCCGGCCCGGCCCCCCGGGTGCTCGGGGCCTGCCCCATGCTGGACGAAGCAGCCGCCTTGGCCGCCGTGGACGCCGCAAGCCGCGCCTGGGACCACGGGCGCGGCCTCTGGCCCACCATGCGCGTGGACGAGCGCATCCGCTGCGTGGAGGAGTTCGCGCACCGCATGTCCGAAAAGCGCGACGAGATCGTGCGCCTGATGATGTGGGAGATCTGCAAGACCCTGCCGGACGCGCGCGCCGAGTTCGACCGCACCGTGGAGTACATCCACGACACCGTGGACGCCCTCAAGGACCTGGACCGGGCCTCCTCGCGCTTCGTCATCGAGAAAGGCATCTACGCCCAGATTCGTCGCGCCCCGCTTGGCCCGGTGTTGTGCATGGGGCCGTTCAACTATCCCCTGAATGAGACCTTCACCACGCTCATCCCCGCGCTCATCATGGGAAACCCGGTGATCGTGAAGCCGCCGCGCATGGGCAAGCTCCTGTACGGACCGCTCGCGCAGGCCTTCCTCGAGGCCTTCCCCCCGGGCGTGGTGAACGTGGCCTACGGCGACCGCCGCATCCTCGGGCCAATCATGAAGAGCGGCAAGATCGGCGTGCTGGCCTTCATCGGCTCCAGCAAGGCAGCCGACGCGCTGCGCCTGCAGCATCCCCACCCGCACCGCCTGCGCTGCATCCTTGGCCTGGACGCCAAAAACGCGGCAATCGTCATGGAAAGCGCGGACATGGACCTCACCGTGCAGGAGCTGCTTTCCGGTAGCTTATCGTTCAACGGGCAGCGCTGCACAGCCATCAAGATCGTCTTCGTGCACGAGAGCCGCGCCAAAGAGCTGGTCGAGCGCCTGGGCGCGGCCATGGCCGCGCTGCCCCTGGGCATGCCTTGGGACGAGGGCGCGAAGATCACCCCGCTGCCCGAGCCCGGCAAGACCGCCTATCTCACGGAGATCATCGCAGACGCCAAAACACATGGGGCGACCGTAGCCAATCCGGGAGGCGGAGAGACCGCAATGTCGCTGTTCCGCCCGGCGCTACTCTACCCCGTGGCAGCGGACGCCCGGCTCTTTCACGAGGAGCAGTTCGGGCCGGTGGTGCCGGTGGTCCCGTTCTCGGACATGGAAGAGCCCATCCAGGCCATCATCAACTCCGGCTACGGCCAGCAGATGAGCATCTTCGGCTCCGACCCGGTAAAAGTGGCGGAGCTCGTGGACCCCATGGTGAACCAGGTGTGCCGCGTGAACCTGAACAGCCAGTGCCAGCGCGGGCCGGACACCTTCCCGTTCACCGGACGCAAGGACTCCGCCGAGGGCACCCTGTCGGTGACCGACGCCCTGCGCTGCTTCTCCATCCGGACCCTGGTGGCAGCCAAGGGCACGCCCGGCAACAAGGCGCTCCTTTCGGACATCCTGCGTGAGCGGCGCTCCAGCTTCCTGTCGACAGATTTTCTGCTCTAG
- the purU gene encoding formyltetrahydrofolate deformylase — MNGTHIQDDACGNIARLLITCPDRPGIVAAVSQFIFSHGANITHLDQHSTDPEGGKLFMRLEFQTPHLDLGLEAFVAAFRQVVGAPFEMQWAIRAALPPKRLALFVSRHEHCLMEILWRWSRGELPCEVAMVISNHPDLKEPVERFGAPFHCIPVPPMDDEGKAAAENAALELLRDRADAVVLARYMQILSPEFITRSAVPIINIHHSFLPAFVGADPYRQAFERGVKIIGATAHYVTAELDAGPIIAQDVAHVSHRHGVEDLKELGRDLERQVLAKAVRAHLEDRIIVDGNKTVVF; from the coding sequence ATGAACGGAACGCATATCCAAGACGACGCCTGCGGCAACATCGCCCGCCTGCTCATCACCTGTCCCGACCGGCCCGGCATCGTAGCCGCCGTGAGCCAGTTCATATTCTCCCACGGCGCGAACATAACCCACCTGGACCAGCACTCCACCGACCCCGAAGGCGGCAAGCTGTTCATGCGCCTGGAATTCCAGACCCCGCACCTGGACCTGGGCCTGGAAGCCTTCGTGGCCGCCTTCCGCCAGGTGGTCGGGGCTCCCTTCGAGATGCAGTGGGCCATCCGCGCGGCGCTCCCGCCCAAGCGGCTGGCCCTTTTCGTGTCGCGCCACGAGCACTGCCTGATGGAGATCCTGTGGCGCTGGTCGCGCGGGGAGCTGCCCTGCGAGGTGGCCATGGTCATCAGCAACCATCCCGACCTCAAGGAGCCGGTGGAGCGCTTCGGTGCGCCTTTCCACTGCATACCGGTGCCCCCCATGGACGACGAGGGCAAGGCCGCCGCCGAGAACGCCGCCCTGGAACTGCTTCGGGACCGCGCCGACGCGGTGGTGCTCGCCCGCTACATGCAGATCCTCTCGCCGGAGTTCATCACCCGCTCAGCCGTGCCCATCATCAACATCCACCATTCGTTCCTGCCCGCGTTCGTGGGGGCCGATCCCTACCGCCAGGCCTTCGAGCGCGGCGTGAAGATCATCGGGGCCACAGCCCACTACGTGACCGCAGAGCTGGACGCCGGCCCGATCATCGCCCAGGACGTGGCCCACGTGTCCCACCGTCACGGCGTGGAGGACCTGAAAGAGCTGGGGCGCGACCTGGAGCGCCAGGTGCTGGCCAAGGCCGTCCGGGCGCACCTGGAGGACCGCATCATAGTCGACGGCAACAAGACCGTGGTTTTCTAG